Proteins encoded together in one Theileria parva strain Muguga chromosome 3 map unlocalized ctg_530, whole genome shotgun sequence window:
- the pyrABCN gene encoding Carbamoyl-phosphate synthase L chain ATP binding domain protein: MSDQLQHLPWSPEELYVGPPAKLLLSDGREFYGYSFGYEDQESFNPQHLDTTGELVFSTSMLGYAECVTDPNYSGQILVLTYPEIGNIGVPSDDTDEYGLLRNFESGSKYLRGLIVCNYTIDPSHWLCVSTFSDFLKRKKVPAISGVDTRALTKHLRTNGPLLGRIIIGNSKLYGPSYFNSDHTQLLNKSCFYDRNTKSLAQLLHSEQLDQVSGNLYLYSFHTTNNYNKLVLKYTFQSSEFGSLLNQLKRSDFHTVYHKNLTFNSMNLTQDLVSKFLTSDTNSVMLLVVVDLGMKNSILRSLLNNCPNNVRVLVVPHTVDFSVLDYDGLFLSNGPGNPNNYSDLVKTVGKCLTKQKPIFGICLGNLLLGLAAGYNCVKMHRGNYGANQPCIDLRTYKCYATTQSHIYQLVTQNSKPTRWTTLFENANDNTLEGLVNLDYPFFGVQFHPFSRPVYFDPDDPTKYHDLDTSFLYKDFFTCLLKKTLIPIHIRMMSTHIRCKRILLLSSGGLSIGQAGEFDYSGSQAIKALKESDAKIILVNPNIATVQTSKGMAHVTYFLPITFEYVKQIIEKEKPDGIMCAFGGQTGLNVGIELYQKNVLIDNNCEILGTSIKTIIDTEDRYLFNKKMTEIGERCAPSKECTSIEECVTVAKDLGYPVLIRGNFELGGFGSGFANNESELLEIVTRLFHSNRGKTSLKVLLNIFTDTCVHIDKSLKGWKEIEFEVLRDNNDNCVCAASMENFDPLGVHTGDSIVVAPAQTLSASECSHLRQVAFNVVRHLDLVGECNIQFAVNPFKFEYFIVELNARLSRSSALASKATGYPLAYMAAKIALGYDLVQMRNSITLCTTACFEPSLDYVVVKMPRWDLRKFENANNTIGSSMKSVGEVMGIGKTFEETMQKSLRMVSDSILGFCSYSVEDLTREQVIKILENPTPERVFAIYRAFELGITVQQINEFTRIDNWFLNRLHNIYLCSERLKKLTRKEELTHSQLLYYKVLGFSDRQMSLLINNKGNVVNLVNKSELEKYENEFRDYRLKLLVTPKVNIIDTLAAEYPVVTNYCYMTYNSTEHDIRPLNDKLYSKIAETVDKDSSRSPSMRYRDDKFSPLNKEKYDRKTLDKDSIIVLGCGPYRIGSSIEFDWSAVGCIKTLRRLGFFSIIVNCNPETVSTDFDVSDRLYFEELSLEIVDEIYRFECPQGIILSVGGQTANNLAIKLGELGLNILGTPVSSIDKCECRNKFSDICDMLGIDQPSWEEFTCVDAAKKFSNKVGFPVLARPSYVLSGASMKVISSHKELESFLQTSAIVNRSHPVVITKFIENAKEVEMDCVSKDGVIVNYAISEHVENAGTHSGDATLIIPAQNIHVDTHRRVKKITQKLSKYLNITGPFNVQFMCKNNKIKVIECNLRASRTFPLITNTLNINFIELATRVMVNAPFRVENVQLMDLDYVAVKMPLFSFDRLYPADPLLGVEMKSTGEIASFGYNKYEALLKAMTASGMKIPERGVLLSLGSTVNKFIFSRKIKGLLSLGLDVYATEGTYDYIRKLWDSEQLFYNSDNEIDTQFMSKLNLDDFEFDFEPTSMGEFKKVFKPTVQGTSNGTPDVYELISNRKVDLLINVTDSINTLYTSGGYMMRRAFVDAKISLITSTKLATLVIDAMLYRKSKISKGKDFIHIKSHQEYLSENC; encoded by the exons ACATACCCCGAAATCGGTAATATCGGAGTTCCCTCCGATGATACG gATGAGTATGGGCTATTGAGAAATTTCGAGAGTGGTAGTAAGTATTTGCGAGGTTTGATAGTGTGTAATTACACGATTGACCCCAGTCACTGGTTATGTGTTTCAACATTTTCTGACTTTTTAAAGCGGAAAAAGGTGCCGGCAATTTCCGGCGTTGATACCAGAGCACTGACAAAGCATCTTAGAACTAACGGTCCACTGCTCGGTAGAATTATCATAGGCAATTCTAAGCTCTATGGCCCTTCATATTTCAACAGCGACCACACACAACTCTTGAATAAAAGTTGTTTCTACGATAGGAATACAAAATCTTTAGCGCAGTTGTTACATTCTGAACAGCTGGATCAGGTGTCTGGGAACTTGTATTTATACTCATTTCATactacaaataattataacaaattggtgttaaaatatacttTTCAATCATCTGAGTTTGGTTCCCTTTTAAACCAATTGAAGAGATCTGATTTCCACACAGTTTACCATAAGAATTTGACCTTCAATAGCATGAACCTGACACAGGATTTAGTGAGCAAATTTCTAACCTCAGACACCAATTCTGTTATGTTACTGGTTGTGGTAGATTTGGGAATGAAGAACAGTATTCTCCGTAGTTTACTTAATAATTGTCCTAACAACGTGAGGGTATTGGTGGTACCGCATACTGTTGATTTCAGTGTTCTTGATTATGACGGGCTTTTTCTCAGTAACGGCCCGGGGAATCCAAATAACTATTCTGACCTTGTTAAAACTGTAGGAAAATGTTTAACTAAGCAGAAACCGATTTTCGGTATCTGCCTCGGAAATCTATTATTAGGCCTTGCTGCTGGgtataattgtgttaaaatgCATAGAGGCAACTATGGAGCTAATCAGCCCTGTATTGATCTCAGAACTTATAAATGCTATGCCACCACTCAAAGTCATATTTACCAACTTGTCACTCAAAATTCAA AGCCCACGAGATGGACGACGTTGTTTGAGAATGCGAATGATAATACGTTGGAGGGGCTGGTTAATTTGGACTATCCGTTTTTCGGAGTACAATTTCATCCCTTTTCAAGGCCTGTGTACTTTGACCCTGATGACCCTACCAAATACCATGACCTGGATACTTCCTTCTTGTATAAAGATTTTTTCACCTGCCTCCTCAAGAAAACTTTAATTCCCATTCATATCAGAATGATGTCAACTCATATCAGATGCAAACGCATTCTTTTACTCAGCTCCGGTGGACTTTCCATAGGTCAAGCAGGCGAATTCGATTACTCAG GGAGTCAGGCGATAAAGGCGTTGAAGGAGAGTGATGCTAAGATAATACTGGTGAATCCGAATATAGCGACGGTGCAGACATCAAAGGGGATGGCGCACGTCACATATTTCTTACCAATAACCTTCGAGTATGTTAAGCAGATTATTGAAAAGGAGAAACCCGACGGAATAATGTGCGCATTTGGCGGTCAAACCGGTCTCAACGTCGGAATTGAACTTTATCAAAAAAACGTTCTCATCGACAACAACTGCGAAATTCTAG gAACGAGTATAAAGACGATAATTGATACGGAGGATAGgtatttgtttaataagAAGATGACGGAGATTGGTGAGCGTTGTGCGCCAAGTAAGGAGTGCACTAGCATAGAAGAGTGCGTTACCGTCGCCAAAGATCTCGGATACCCCGTACTCATACGCGGGAATTTCGAACTCG GAGGGTTTGGTTCTGGATTTGCGAATAACGAGTCTGAGTTATTGGAAATTGTAACTCGACTCTTCCACAGTAATCGCGGGAAAACTTCACTTAAAGTacttttaaacatttttaca GACACATGTGTGCATATTGATAAATCATTGAAGGGTTGGAAGGAGATTGAGTTTGAGGTGTTGAGAGACAACAATGACAACTGTGTGTGTGCTGCGAGTATGGAGAACTTTGATCCTTTGGGAGTCCACACGGGTGATTCCATAGTCGTAGCACCGGCACAAACGCTTAGTGCCTCAGAGTGTTCTCACCTACGTCAGGTTGCATTTAACGTTGTTCGACATCTCGACTTGGTAGGCGAGTGTAACATACAATTTGCCGTAAATCCGTTCAAATTTGAGTACTTTATAGTTGAACTTAATGCCAGGCTGAGTAGAAGTAGCGCATTAGCATCAAAGGCTACAGGATATCCACTAGCTTACATGGCAGCAAAAATCGCGCTAGGATATGATCTAGTACAAATGAGAAATAGTATTACACTCTGTACTACAGCTTGCTTTGAACCCTCACTTGATTACGTCGTCGTCAAAATGCCCAGATGGGACCTACGCAAGTTCGAAAACGCCAATAACACCATAG GAAGTAGTATGAAATCGGTGGGTGAGGTGATGGGAATTGGGAAGACATTTGAGGAGACGATGCAGAAATCATTGAGGATGGTGTCGGATAGTATTTTGGGCTTTTGTTCATATTCAGTAGAAGATTTAACGAGAGAACAGGTGATTAAAATTCTTGAAAACCCAACACCAGAACGTGTGTTTGCAATTTACAGAGCATTTGAATTGGGAATTACCGTCCAACAGATAAACGAATTCACCAGGATAGACAATTGGTTCCTAAACCGTCTGCATAACATTTACTTATGCAGTGAGAGGCTGAAGAAGTTGACTAGGAAAGAGGAATTAACACACAGTCAGCTGTTGTATTATAAGGTGTTAGGATTCTCAGATCGTCAAATGTCACTCctgataaataataaaggAAATGTGGTCAATTTAGTGAACAAATCTGAGCTGGAAAAGTATGAAAATGAGTTTAGAGATTACAGACTAAAACTCCTTGTCACGCCAAAGGTTAATATCATTGACACTTTAGCAGCGGAGTATCCAGTGGTGACAAACTATTGCTACATGACATATAACTCGACAGAACATGACATACGGCcattaaatgataaattatactcTAAAATCGCGGAAACTGTGGATAAAGATAGCTCAAGGTCACCGTCAATGAGGTACAGAGATGACAAATTCTCACCACTCAACAAGGAAAAATATGACCGGAAAACTCTCGACAAAG ACagtataatagtgttggGGTGTGGTCCGTATAGGATAGGAAGTAGTATAGAATTTGACTGGAGTGCTGTGGGATGTATTAAGACTCTGAGAAGACTTGGGTTCTTCTCCATCATAGTGAACTGTAATCCGGAGACTGTTTCAACTGATTTTGACGTTTCAGACCGTTTATACTTTGAGGAATTATCTCTGGAAATTGTAGACGAGATTTACAGATTTGAATGCCCACAAGGAATTATTCTATCCGTTGGAGGTCAAACCGCCAATAACCTCGCCATCA AGTTGGGGGAGTTGGGTTTGAATATCTTGGGAACTCCGGTGAGTTCAATTGACAAGTGTGAGTGTCGGAACAAGTTTAGTGACATTTGTGACATGCTTGGGATTGATCAGCCGAGTTGGGAAGAGTTTACATGTGTAGATGCCGCTAAAAAGTTCTCAAACAAAGTTGGATTCCCAGTACTCGCAAGACCCTCCTACGTACTCTCCGGCGCATCCATGAAAGTCATTTCATCACACAAAGAACTCGAATC GTTTTTGCAGACGAGTGCGATAGTGAACAGATCGCATCCTGTGGTGATAACGAAGTTTATTGAGAATGCGAAGGAGGTTGAGATGGACTGTGTGTCAAAGGACGGCGTGATTGTTAACTATGCGATTTCAGAGCATGTGGAGAATGCAGGAACGCACAGTGGTGACGCCACCCTGATAATCCCCGCCCAGAATATCCACGTTGACACTCACAGAAGAGTTAAGAAAATTACGCAGAAACTttctaaatatttgaatatCACAGGCCCATTCAATGTCCAGTtcatgtgtaaaaataataaaatcaagGTCATCGAGTGTAATCTCAGAGCCAGTAGGACATTTCCCCTGATCACAAATACGCTtaatattaactttattgaACTAGCCACTAGAGTTATGGTAAATGCGCCCTTCAGAGTTGAGAATGTACAACTTATGGACCTGGACTACGTCGCCGTTAAAATGCCACTGTTCTCATTTGACAGACTCTATCCCGCAGATCCACTACTCGGCGTTGAAATGAAATCCACAGGCGaa ATAGCTTCATTTGGGTATAACAAGTATGAGGCTTTGTTGAAGGCGATGACGGCGAGTGGAATGAAGATCCCAGAGCGTGGcgtattattatcattggGTAGCACAGTGAACAAGTTCATATTCTCGAGAAAGATTAAGGGATTACTATCACTGGGACTGGACGTATATGCCACTGAGGGTACCTATGACTACATTAGGAAACTTTGGGACTCTGAACAGCTGTTTTACAACTCAGACAATGAAATTGACACGCAGTTTATGTCCAAACTGAACCTTGACGACTTTGAGTTTGACTTTGAACCCACGAGTATGGGCGAGTTTAAGAAGGTGTTTAAGCCCACAGTTCAAGGCACCTCAAACGGAACTCCAGACGTCTATGAACTGATTAGTAACCGGAAAGTTGATTTGCTTATTAATGTCACAGACTCCATTAACACGCTCTACACTTCAGGCGGATACATGATGAGACGAGCGTTTGTAGACGCTAAAATCAGCCTAATCACCAGTACTAAGCTGGCAACTTTAGTTATCGACGCCATGCTGTACAGAAAGTCTAAAATCTCCAAGGGGAAAGATTTCATACACATCAAATCACATCAAGAGTATTTATCCGAAAATTGCTAA
- the DCP2 gene encoding Dcp2 box A domain protein, whose protein sequence is MDLRSTLSEDVIKLLDSALLDCYGRFITLLPEEVLTDHIHLPFHLQETYWWYCDKWRDRNPSLPSFTFSEFIQFICVDCPILQRFVSKNDLKTMITNWRQYKKKIPVRGGIIFNVLCDKVLLVQSYSSKNWSFPRGKIDEAENDRACAVREINEETGLDVNSNINDDVYLELIEDDLNLKLFLIPGIDENQALKQTSSYEISKFKWFPIKQLENKKYLKFGTFHVTPFVKKTLEFARDFQNGKFTAQFPTQYDLYQQALNNKLRMSRIANSETFGSVSRWSPEEMFKVNSEKFGIVSTYKEDETDNFNPFSNWTPVEIGANNKRDKYKDRQLVPFDPNSFF, encoded by the coding sequence ATGGATTTGAGATCTACATTGAGTGAGGATGTGATTAAGTTGCTGGATTCTGCCCTTTTAGACTGTTACGGGCgttttattactttattGCCGGAGGAGGTACTTACTGATCACATTCATCTCCCGTTCCATTTGCAGGAAACTTACTGGTGGTACTGCGATAAATGGCGGGATCGGAACCCTTCACTGCCTTCATTTACCTTTTCCGAGTTCATCCAGTTTATCTGTGTCGACTGCCCGATTTTACAGAGATTTGTTAGTAAAAATGACTTGAAAACAATGATAACAAATTGGCGCCAGTATAAGAAGAAGATCCCAGTTCGCGGCGGGATAATATTTAACGTTCTGTGTGACAAGGTGTTACTAGTCCAGTCGTACAGTAGTAAGAATTGGAGTTTTCCAAGGGGGAAAATCGACGAGGCGGAAAATGACCGAGCGTGCGCTGTGAGGGAAATTAACGAGGAAACAGGTTTAGACGTGAATTCTAACATAAACGATGATGTGTATCTGGAGCTGATTGAggatgatttaaatttgaagttatttttaatccCGGGGATTGACGAGAATCAGGCGTTAAAACAGACCTCAAGCTATGAAATTAGTAAGTTCAAGTGGTTCCCAATTAAACAACTGGAGAATAAAAAGTACTTAAAATTTGGCACATTTCACGTCACGCCCTTTGTTAAAAAAACGCTTGAATTTGCGCGCGATTTTCAAAATGGAAAGTTCACAGCACAGTTCCCAACTCAGTACGACCTCTATCAGCAGGCgctaaataataaactaagAATGAGTAGAATCGCAAATTCAGAGACTTTCGGCTCAGTGTCACGCTGGAGCCCTGAGGAAATGTTCAAGGTTAACTCTGAAAAGTTCGGCATTGTCTCCACCTACAAAGAAGACGAAactgataattttaacccaTTTTCAAACTGGACACCGGTTGAAATTGGAGCGAATAATAAACGAGATAAATACAAAGACCGACAACTCGTACCATTTGATCCAAACTCCTTCTTCTAA